The genomic region GGTCGTTTGCAAACTTGAGAACGGCCATGCTTTTTTGATCTTGGTACCGTTGCTGTTCGCTCTCCATGAGGGCTTTTTGGGCCTCTTTGAGCTCAGTAATATCTTCAGAAATCTTAATATAGTGCGTGATAGCGTTTGTCTTGCTTTTCAGACAAGAGATGGATGCCCTCTCCCAATAGTATTCCCCAGTTTTCTTTCTGTTGTGAAACTCTCCGTGCCACACCCCGCCAGATTTGATGACGTTCCACATGTTTTGCTTGTCTTCAGAGGATTGTTTACCCAATTCCGCTGCGTTTTTGCCGATGACTTTCTCCCCAAGTAAACCAGTCATTTCAGTAAACCGGGGGTTAACATACTCAATAGCGCCAGACGCATCCGTTATCATGATGGCACTGGGACTCTGCTCGACAGCATGAGATAGTTTGAGCAGCTGTGCCTCCATCTGTTCGTAGTCGCAG from Deltaproteobacteria bacterium harbors:
- a CDS encoding PAS domain S-box protein gives rise to the protein MAKKTSYQDLATRVEELEKTTCDYEQMEAQLLKLSHAVEQSPSAIMITDASGAIEYVNPRFTEMTGLLGEKVIGKNAAELGKQSSEDKQNMWNVIKSGGVWHGEFHNRKKTGEYYWERASISCLKSKTNAITHYIKISEDITELKEAQKALMESEQQRYQDQKSMAVLKFANDLALKLMDELRNPLTAIGGFANRITQKDFTGEKLSDYAQIIFEQSQKLDAALNRALNYLRSASEKPLV